CCGAAGCGCCATGACCGCGCGCGTCGTAGCGCAGCACGTGAAAGTGCTCGGCCAGGCGCGGCACGCTCACGTCCCACATGTGCAGGTCGGTGCCGATGGAATTGGACAGCAGCAGGACGGGCTTGCCCGCCGCGCCGTCGAAGCGATAGGCAATGCGTGTGCCGTCACCGGTGGTGATGAACGAGAGGTCGTTTCGGGTGGTCACGATGGGCTCCTGAGAAAGACGGTTGAAACGATTGGGATGTCGTCATCCTAGAAGCCGATGAGGTTCGTGGATACTATGAAGTTCTGACGAACTTTGTAGGTTTTGCCGACAATGCAGAACTTCACGCTTCACGAGCTGCAGTGCTTCGATGCGGTGGTGACGGGCGGCAGTTTTCAGGCGGCCGCCGACCGGCTGCATCGTTCGCACCCTTCCGTGTTTGCGGCGGTCGCCAAGCTGGAGGGGCAATTGGGTTTGAGCCTGCTAGACCGCAGCGGCTATCGCGTGCGCTTGACGGAGGCGGGGCGATCGTTCCACCGCAAGGTGCAGTCCGTGCTGCGCGAAAGCGATGAACTGCGAACCCATGCAAAGCAGCTGGCGATGGGCGAGGAAGCCGAGCTACGCGTGGTGCTGGGTGACCTGTGCCCGCTGCAGCCCGTGCTGGCATTGCTCAGCCAGTTCTTCGGTCAGTGCCCGCAGACGCGTCTGCAATTGCAGTTTGAGGCCGTCACCGGACCGTGGGAGCGCTTGCTGGAAGACGACACCGACCTGATCGTCCACCGCGTGTCGAAAGAGGATGTGCGCATGGAGTGGATCGACCTGGGCAAGATCGCCATGGTGCCGGTGGTGGCGCCGGGCTTTCTCCCGTTTCCCATCACATCGGCAGTGACGCCACAGCAGATGCAGCGCTTCATGCAGTGCGTCATCAATGATTCGGCGCGGAACCCACCGGAGCAATCCCACTACGTCATCGAAGGGGCGCCGCAGTGCGCCGTGCCCGATCAGTTGATGAAGAAAGAGCTGATCCTCCACGGCATGGCGTGGGGGCATCTGCCGCGGTTCCTGATCGATGCGGAATTGCGCGAAGGGACATTGCTGTCGATTGCGGGGCGGCATTTTCCTGGCATGGTGCAGGAGCTGGCGGTTGCACGACGGCGGGATCAGCCGCACGGGCCCGTCGCCAATCGGCTGTGGGATTTTCTTGGCGACCACGCACCGTTGCTCAAGCCGTCGTTGGGGCGCATGCCCCGTCAGGCGGGGGCGGCCGCCAGAAAACGTGCGTAATCCCGCGCCTTGCCGGCTCCTTCATGCCTTGGCAGGCATGTCATCTAGTCGACTTGGCGGAGTGCCCGCCGCGCGGTTCCGGACTATAACCATTCATACCCAAGCATCCTCTTGGGCAAAGGTGGTGAACGATGGCTGCGCATGGCACCGATCAGGTCTTCTCCGGTTCGATTCCCGAGCTGTATGACACGCTGCTGGTCCCGTTGATCTTCGAGCCCTATGCGGTGGACATGGCTGCGCGGGCGGCGGCATGTCAGCCGAAGCGCGTGCTGGAAGTTGCCGCAGGTACCGGAGCAGTGACGCGCGCACTGGCGCGTGCACTACCCGCAACCACGGAGATTGTCGCAACCGACCTGAACCCGCCCATGCTCGATCGCGCGGCCGCCGTGGGCACGGACCGGCCCGTGACATGGCAGCAGGCCGACGCCCAGCAACTGCCATTTGCCGACGGCTCTTTCGATCTGGTGATCTGCCAGTTTGGCGCGATGTTCTTCCCCGACCGCCCCAAGGCCTTTGCTGAGGCGCGTCGTGTGCTGACACCGGGCGGCAAGCTGCTCTTGAGCGTGTGGGGCCGGATTGAAGACAACGACTTTGCAAATGTGGTGACGAAGGCGCTGGTGCAGCGCTTTCCCGAGAATCCGCCCATGTTTCTGGCGCGCACGCCGCATGGCCATTACGACCCGGCGCCGATTCAAGCCGACGCCCGTGCGGGCGGTTTTACCGCAGACGTCATGTACGACGTTGTTGCAGCGCGCAGCCGGGCAGAGACGGCACGCGGGGTGGCCATCGCCTATTGCCAGGGCACACCGGTGCGCGGCGAACTGGAGGCATTCGGCCCCGATGCACTGACCGACGCCACCGAAGTATGTACCGATGCATTGACGGCGCAGTTCGGCGCGGGCCCAGTCGAGGGCAAGATCCAGGCGTTGATGTTCAGCGTGACTGCTTGAGGGGAGCTGCTAGCGGCATCGGCATCGCGTTACGCATCGCAGGTGGTGCGGAGGCGTCGCAGCTCAAGATTCTTGTTGGCCCAGGCGCATACGCGAGGCGTGTCGACGGTTGCGCATCCAGTCGACGGCGCGCCGGCCCAGGGCGATGGACGGTCGCTCGACATAGCGATGCAGCAGCATGGCCAACACCAGCGTGAGCGCAAGGTTGACGGTAAACAGCATCAACTGCGTGCCGATCCATTCCGGCGCCAGCCTGCCTACCAGTCGGTGCGTGGCTTCGATCACGCTCGGGTGCACGAGGTAGAGCGCGTATGACAGCTCACCCAGCCAAACGGCGACGCGCGGCACGCGAAGCTCGCCGCAGTGCTCCATGGCCACCATGCCGATCAGCAAAGCGCCTGCGGGCAGCCCGCGGGCGAGCAGATCGAACTTGGGAACAGGGCCAACGACCGATATCTCGAACGTCGCCACGCCCACCGCCATCAGTACCCGCGCGAAGGCCGGGGTGAGACGATGCCGATGCGCTGCATACAGCCACGCCAGCCCCGCGCCCAGCAGAAACTCCAGCACAAGCGGGTTGGCTGCCATGGCCTGCAGCGGTGTGGCCCAGTCGTACAGTGCTTCCGGGTTGCGCTGCACGGCCCCGCTATGCCAGAACGGCACGATGATCGTGGTCGTGAATAGCGCCAGCGTCACCAGCCCCAGCGCACGCCGGCCGAACAGCGCAAGCCCCACCGCGCACAGCCCATAGAAGAACACCTCGTAGTTGAGCGACCAGCCCACATACAGTGCCGGATACCCGAAGTACGGTGCATCCACATTGGCCTGCGGCACAAACGCGAGCGACGTGAGCAAAACGCCCGCCGACACCGGGTTGAGCCACGTGGAATGCAGCACCGACATCAACCAGTAAGGCGGCGCCAGCCGGAATGCACGCTTGACGAGAAATTCGCCGGCCGGCTCAGGCCCCTTCGGGCCAAGAATGGCGACCCACGCAATGATGAAACCGCTGATGACGAAGAACACATCCACCCCTACATGACCGCGCTTGATCACATGTGTGGTCAGCCACGCAAGGGCAGGGATGTCGGTGTGGGCCAGGGCCAGCCCGGAGTGGAACACCACCACATACAGCGCGGCAAAGCCCCGCAGCGCCTGAATGCTGAGAAGGGAAGACGGAGAACGGTTCACGCAGGATGGACGGCTGCAGCGCAATCAAGGTTCCGCCGCGGTCGTGTTGTCGACAAGCCAATCTGCGTAGCAAGCAGCGTGCCGCGGTGTTACTCCGGGGACGCGCACTTGGCTGCGCGCTCCAGCAAAAGCGCGCGTTCCTGCCGATTGTGTGCGAGTGCAGCAGCGCGCTCGTACTCCACGCGGGCTTCCTCCATGCGGTTGAGGCGCGCAAGAAAATCGGCGCGTACGCTGGGCAGCAGGTGATAGCAGCGCAACGCCGGTTCGGCGAGCAGCGTATCGACGATGTCGAGGCCGGCTTGCGGCCCATACGCCATGGCCACAGCAACGGCACGGTTGAGTTCGACGACGGGCGAGGGCGAGAGCTGGGCGAGCGCGTCGTACAGTGCGGCAATGCGTGTCCAGTCGGTTTGTTCGGCGGTGCGCGCGCTTGCATGGCATGCCGCAATGGCCGCTTGCAGCCCATAAGGGCCAAGCCCGCGCCCGCAGGCTTCGGCTTGTGCAAGCGCCGCAAAGCCACGCTGGATAAGCAGGTAATCCCAACGGCTGCGGTCCTGCTCCATCAGGAGGATGGGCTGGCCGCCGGGGCCCACGCGTGCACGCAGGCGCGAGGCCTGAAGCTCCATCAGCGCAAGCAGGCCAAGCACTTCCGGCTCGCCTGGCATGAGCCCCGCCAGGATGCGGCCCAGGCGCTGCGCCTCTTCACACAGCGTGGGGCGCGTCCAGTCGTCACCGGCGGTGGCGGCATAGCCTTCGTTGAAGACGAGATAGATCACCTGCAGCACGGCCGAAAGCCGCTCGGGTAACGCTTCGGGCTCGGGCAGCTCGAACGGCACGTGTGCTGCAGAGAGCGTCTTCTTGGCGCGCACAATGCGCTGCGCCACCGTGGGTTCCGGCACCAGAAAGGCGCGGGCGATCTCGTGTGTGGTCAGCCCGCCAAGCAGTCGTAGTGTGAGCGCCACGCGGGCTTCGTGCGGCAGCACCGGATGGCAAGAGATGAAGGCCAGCCGCAGCAGATCGTCGCCGATGGCCTCTTCGCGCGCTGTTTCGGCATCGGCCTCGGCTAGCTCCTGTTCGATCTCAAGCTCGATGGCAAGCAGCGCATGTTTTTGCTCCGCCAGCGTGTGATGGCGCAGCCGGTCAATGGCGCGGTGTTTGGCGGTGGCAGTAAGCCAGGCGGCCGGATTGTCGGGGATACCGGATGCAGGCCACTGCTCCAGGGCCGCGACCAGCGCATCCTGCGCCAGTTCTTCGGCCAGCCCCACGTCGCGCAACAGGCGTGCAAGCCCGGCAATGATCCTGGCCGATTCGATGCGCCACACCGCATCGATGGTGCGGTGGATGGCGAGTGCATCGGGCGTCGAACCGGCCATGACGGTGCCGCTTATTGCTGCCTATTGCTGCCTGGCCGCCAGTTCTGCGCGCAGGCGGTCTTCGCGCTCGCGGGCTTCGGGGGTGAACTCCGCACCAAAATCTTCCGCTTCAAACACGCGCCGGATTTCCAGCCGCACGTTGCCGCCGGCATCCAGTGCGGGCCAGCGCTTGACCCACTCCAGTGCTTCTTCTTCCGACTTGACCTGCAACATGGTGTAGCCGGCGATCAGCTCCTTCGCTTCGGCAAACGGGCCATCGATCACGGTCGGCTTGCCATGCTTGAATTCCACGCGTGCGCCGCGCGAGCTGGGATGCAGCCCTTCGCCGCCCAGCAGCACGCCTGCCTTGGCCAAGTCTTCCATGTACTTGCCCATGGCGGTGAGCAGTTCTTCGCTTGGCATGACGGCGGCTTCGGTGTCTTTGTCGGCCAGACGCAGAATCATGAATCGCATGGTGCTTCTCCTTCGGTTCGATTGGGTTGGAGGCGACGGATGATGTTCGCGCCTCTACTTGCACGTCGAATGAAGGGTGGGCGGAATCGACAGACCTGGCAAGCGAAAATGTAACAATATGTAACGGTGGCGATGCCTGACGAGCGCGCCACTGCCGTTCAACGGCATTTGACCTCGTAGTCGACAACGTGCGGCGGGTCGTCCTCCCCCGCGGTGGTCACGGTCAGCTTGCCTGCGGGGCTGGTGTAGCTGAAGTCGCAGTAGGCGAGGCCGGTGCCCGCACAGTTTTCGGTTTCCACCAGGCCCTGCTTGACCAGGGCGCTCTGGCGCGGCTCACCGTTGGGGCCGCCTCGTACCGGTTTCCAGCCCTTGGCGGCAAGTGCCTTGCGGGCCTTGTCGATCGGCATGCCATAGATTGTCGGCACCTTGGCGCGGCCATGGCAGACGGCATCTTCGTCGGCAATTTTGCCCAGGCGCACCGTGCCATCGGCGTCGACACGCAAGTCACCGACCGGCGACGCAACCATGTCGCCGTCCCACACGCGCACGGCGCCGCCTTCGAGCGCAGTAAGGGTGCCGATGGCGGTGTCTTCGGCGGATTTGCCGTAGGCCAGCGCGACGAGCTTGTCGTTGTCGAACACGGCCACGTTGCCTTGCGTGATGTTGCAGGTTGCGCTGGTACCGGCTTCCAGGCGGCCCGCAAAACTGATGGCGCGATACGTGCCGGAAGATGCCGAGCCAAGCGGCACATCGGCTATCACCGCCCAGCCTTGTGCCGCTACCTGCCTGGCTGGTTCCGACACGGGGTTCATGACGGCCTGGGGGCAGTCATCGCGGTCGCTCTTGCTGCCATTGGCCTTGGGCAGCACGTTCAGCGCCTTGATGCGGATGTCCTTTACATCGGAGGCCACCCGCAGGGCGTTTGTTTGCGCCAACGCTGGCAACGAGAATGCCAGGCTGAGTGCCAATACGGCACTGCGCAAGGTGCTCGGCAAAGGATTCACGGAAGTGGAATTCGGCATGGAGTGGCGTTGCATGGGGAGCGAGTCGGTCCGACATGATCCACTGCGCATGTGAATCGAGGATTAACAGCGAGCCAAGGTCGAACGAGAGGCGAATTCGGCAGATCGATTCGGGAATGTCAATTCCCGATGTTCCACGCGTCGGCGCCGAAGCCGCTCACGGTGGTGCAGGCTGGCGAAGGCCGTGCATCGACACGGTTGACCAAGCGGCCGCCCCAGCCCGAAGCGGCCACTCGCCCGAACCTGCCTAGATGGTGAAGTACTCCGGACGCAGCCGGCGGGTAATTTCCAGCACCGGCAGCACATGGTCCAGGTGCTCACGCATGGCGCGCACGGCGCGTTTCGGATTGTTGGAGGCGAGGGCGTCGATCACCGCGCGGTGCTCGGCCAGGACTTCAGTCATGCGGCCCTCGAGCGGGAGCGTCAGCAGCCGGTAGCGGTCGATCTGCGTTTTGACTTCCAGGATGATCTGCCAGACGCCGGGGTAGCCGGACAGCTCGGCCAGCGTGGCGTGAAAGGCTTCGTCGGTGCGGAAGAAGCCGCGCCGGTTGCTCTCGCGCACGCATTGCGCTTGCCGTTCGAGCACGACGTTCAGCTTGTGGATGCCTTCGGGCGTCATGCGCTCGGCAGCCTTCTCGATGATGGCGACTTCCAGCGCGCCACGCACGAGCATGGCTTCTTCCAGCGTGTTGAGCGGAATGCGCGACACGAACGTCCCGACACGGGCCTGGACATCGATCAGCCCTTCCTCGGCCAACCGCTGGACGGCCTCATGAACTGGGGTACGGCTGGTGCCAAATTCTTCTGCGAGATCCTTCTCGACGATGCGCGTTCCGGGTAGCAGTTCCATCTCGACAATCCGCTCACGCAGCTTCAGATACACGCGTCGGGCGGCGGTCATGGTGGCCTCGTCCTCAGGGGGCGAGGGGAAAGGGCGCGAAGTCATACAGCTCGCAACGAGTTCGGGAGGAAGTGGAAGGGATCGCAACGGCGCGGCCTGAGGTGTCGATGCGGTCAGAGACCAAGGGCAGCGCGGGCACCATGATAGCGGCAAACTCCGCGCACTTGAACTGAGGCGAACCCGGTCACAGCGTCCGGGCGGACGCCGTGACCGGCGTTCAAACCGGTCAGAACCGGTGGATCATGCCGACAGCCACGGTAAGTTGCGACCCGGTTGCCGAGGGCGCGCCGTTCTGGCCATCGCCGATGGACGCCGTGGCATCGATGATGCCCCCAGTGGGGGAGATCGTCTTACCCTTGGCTTTCTGATACGCCTCCAGCAGGTACAGGCCCGTGCGCTTGGAGAAGCTGTAGTACTGCGACAGGTTGAACTGGTGATATGTCGCCGCGTCCGCAATGCCGTTGGCCTTGGTGGCGCGCGTGTACGAATAGCCGGCTGCCAGGTCAAGCGTCGGGGTGGCCTTGTAGTGCAGGACGGCGCCGCCGGTGTTGAAGATCGCCTCGCTGGCGAACTTGGAGTTCACGCCGGGGATGTACTGCACGTTGGAGTACGACACCGACACGTCCCATGCCGGCGAGAACGTGTACGAACCGAGCACGGCAAAGCGCTGTTGCGCCGCCGCCAGTTGGTAGCCCGCGTTGATGGCGGACACGGCTGGCTGGCTGCCGTTGTTGGACAGCGCCGAGTTCGCGCCCCAGGCACCGCCGCCCACCGTCGAGTTGTTCACGCGCATGAAACCGGCACCCACGCCGACCGGGCCATTGGCATAGCGCGCGGCAAAGCTCCAGGTCGAACCGTTGCCCACGCTGCCCGGCGTTTCGCCCATGCCGTAGGAGCCGCTGAAGGTCACGCCGCCCAGTGTGGGCGAGGTATAGACCACGGAGTTGTTGACGCGGTAGTTGGTGTCGAGCGAGTCGATGTCGCCCGGGTGCGCACCGTAGAAGCCGGTCAGCCAGTTGATCGGGCTGTACGGGGCCAGGATCGAGAAGTACGCCGTGTACTGGCGGCCCAGCGTAACGGTGCCCAGCTCGCGGTTGGCCAGACCGACGAAGGCCTGGCGGTTGAACATCAGCCCCGAGACCGATTGCGAGCCCGTGTCGCCATTGAAGCCTTCTTCAAGCACGAACTGCGCACTGTTGCCACCGCCCAGGTCTTCGTTGCCCTTGAAGCCGAAGCGGCTGCCCGACCAGATGCCGCTGTTCTGCTTGACGACCGAATGGCCGTTCGACGTGGAGCCGACCGAGGTCTGGTTGCTCTGATACCCGACCGACACGTCGATGTTGCCGTACAGCGTGACGCTGCTTTGCGCGTACGCCGATCCGGCGATTCCCCCCGTGAGTGCGATCGCTGCCGCGATGGCGACTTGGCTCTTCATGATGACTCCTTCCTTGATGTCGCAGCCGTGGCTGCATGTTGGTTATTGGTTGGGTTGCTTCAGTACACCGGGTGCCCGTTGATCACGCTCGGCAGCCAGGTCGAGAAGAACGGCATGTACGTGACCACGTTGATGGCGGTGAAGATGGCGAGGTAGTAGGGCCAGGCGATCTTGGTGGTCTCGCCGATGGAGACTTCGCCGATGGCGCAGCCGACAAACTGCACCGAGCCGATGGGCGGATGCACCAGCCCCAGCGAGCAGTTGAGCAGCAGCATGATCCCGAACTGCACGGGGCCGACGCCGCAATGCATGGCCATGGGCAGGAACAACGGCGTGGTGATCAGAATGTGCGCCGCCATGTCGACGAACGTGCCCAGGAACACCTGCAGGATGTTGATGTAGAGCAGCATCAGCCACGGTGCGGCGCTGGTCTGGGTGAGCATCTGCTCGATGGCGTCCGGGATCTCCAGGTAGGCCATCTGAAAGCGCAGCATGTTCGATACGGCAATCAGCAGCAGCACCACGCCGGTAGTCTTGGCGGCGTGGGCCAGCGCACGGCGAAACTTGGCCCACGTCATGGAGCGATAGACGAGCACCGTCAGGCAAAGCGAATAGGCGACTGCGATGGCGGCGGCTTCGGTGGCGGTGGCAATGCCCATGGCCACGCACACCAGGATCAGCGCGATCACCATCAGGCCCGGAACTGCGCCCACAAAGGCACGTGCCACGGCAAACCAGCCGGGGAAAGGCGGCAGCTCGGTCGAGCCGTCGGCGCGGCGCGGGAAACCGTAGCGCTTGGCTTGCCAGTAGGCGGCAATCAGCACGAAGCCCATGACCCACAGCACCGGCAGCAGCCCCGAGAACAGCAGGTCGCCAATCGACACGCCGCTCACCTGCTGGCCGTTGAGCGAGCCCACAATGCCCTGCGCCGCAAAGGCGTAGATGATCATGTTGGTGGAAGTCGGCATGAGCGCGCCGGCCAGCGAGGCATGCGTGGTCACGTTGACGGCGTAGGCGGCGCTGTAGCCTTCGCGCTTCATCAGCGGAATCACCACGCCACCCATGGCCGACGTGTCGGCGGTGGGCGAGCCCGAGACGCCGCCGAACAGCGTGCAGGCCACCACGTTGGCCATGCCCAGGCCACCGCGGAAGTGCCCCACCAGGGATTGCGCGAAGCGCAGGATGCGGTCAGCAATGCCGCCGTGCAGCATCAGCTCGCCCGAGAGGATGAAGAACGGCACGGCCAGGAACGAGAACGCGTTCATGCCCGAGATCATCGACTGCATGGCGGTGGCCGCCGGCAGACCCTCGTGCAGATACGTCAGCACGCATGACAGGCCGAGCGCGAACGAAACCGGCACGCCCAGCAGAAGAAACGCCAGAAAACTGACGGAGAGAATGGCGAGATCCATGGTGACTTAACTTGCGTCTTGCGCGAACAGCCCGATCAGGCGTTCGAGAGCGAACAGGGCGATGGCGACACTGGCCACGATAGGAATCCAGTAGCGGACGGCTTCCGGCAGGCCCAGGATGGGGATGCGGTCACCGAACGTGGTTTCGGCCATGTCGAAGCAGCCGATGAAGATCACCACGGCAAAGGCGATCAGACAGAGCTTCTGCAGCACGTGCGCGGCGCGCTTGCCGCCCGCGGGCAGGCGTTCGACAAAGGAATCCAGGCCGATATGGCCGCCTTCGCGCACCTTGAGCGCGGCCCCGAACATGGCAATGGCCACCACCATGAGCAGGGCGATGGGTTCAACAAAATCCGGCGCGTTGTTGAAGACGTAGCGCATGATCACGCCGTAGAAGACAAGCACGGTCAGCGTGGCCAGGCATGACGCCGCCACAAGCGTGAGCACGAGCGCAAACGCATCGTTGATGCGTTTGAGTAAAGACATCGATTGCATGCTGAACCTGGAGGGGAGCGCGGTATCGGAGGTGGGCAGGCGGGGCCGGTGTACCAACGGCATACATCGGGGGCCTGCCCGGCGTGGGGCCTGCGGGAAAGTCGCAGGCCCCGCGCTTGAGCGGTGATGCAGGCTTACTTGGTGGCCACGATTGCGTTGACGATGTCCTTCATCTGCGGCGTGGTCTCGTACTTCGTCCAGATCGGCTGCATGGCCTTGACGAAGGCGGCACGGTCAACCTGCGAAGCCGGCACGATCGTGGCGTTGCCCTTGGTCACGGTTGCCGTGGCCGCCTGCTCGCGCGCGGTCCAGAGCTTGACGTAGTAAGGCACCGAATCGGCAGCAGCCTTGCGGATTGCGGCTTGCTCCTGCGGCGTCAGCGTGTCCCAGATTTTCTTGGAGAAGACGAGCACTTCCGGCGTCATCGCATGCTGCGTTTCGGAGTAGATCTGCGCGACTTCAAAGTGCTTGGTTTCTTCATACGACGGGATGTTGTTTTCCGCCGCATCCACCAGGCCCGTCTTCAGGCCGGTGTAGACCTCGCTGAACGGCATCGGCGTGGGTGTGCCGCCCATGGCCTTGATCTCGTCGACCATCAGGTCCGACGGCTGCACGCGGATCTTCACGCCCTTCATGTCGGCCGGCGTGTGGATGGCCTTCTTGGCATAGATCGAGCGCGCGCCGCTCTCATAGAACGTCAGGGCGACAAAGCCCTTGGCGGCAAACGCATCGAGGATCTTCTGGCCGACCGGGCCGTACATCACCTTGCGGAAATGGTCGATGTCGCGGAACAGGAAGGGCAGCGAGGGGATCACCGATTCCGGGACGATCTCGTTGAAGGCCGCGCCATTGGCGCGCACCATGTCGATGGCGCCGATGCGCACTTGGTCGATGGTGTCTTTCTCCGAGCCCAGCGCGCTGTTGCCGAACACCTTGACGGAGTCCTTGCCGTCGGTGGCCTTCTTGATCTCCTCACCCATGAACTTGACGGCCATGTTGGTGGGGTAGGTATCGCCGTGCACGTCGGCAACACGGAAAGTGCGCGCTTGCGCAGCGCCGCTTGCAAAGGCGGCCAGCAGTGCGGCGAACAGCAGGGAGGTACGAGCGATTGCGGTAGGGCGTTTCATGATGGATGGATGGGCAGCAGGGTCGGAATAAAAAGGCGCTGGCCAGCAGAACCAGCCAAGCGCGAAGGAGGCGGGTTGCTCAGCGGGCGTCGGTTACGGTGGTGTTGAAAGTCTGTCCACCGATCACGACGTTCTGCAGCGTGATGTCGTGCACGTTGTAGGCGTAGATCGGCCCCGGCGTAGTGGCGCTTGCCGGGCCTGCCGCCGTGGGCGTGCCGAAGTTGCAGTTCGAGATCGTCACGCCAGTGATGGGCGGAACGGTGGGCACAGGCAGCGTGCCGTTGTAGTCGAACGCCACGGGGCCCTGCGCAACGATGGCCTGGAAGCACGAGCCCGTCAGGCCGCCGGTGGTGACGTTGCCGGCGGTTACGTTGGAGATGTTCACGTTCTGCACCAGTGCCGGCCGCGTACGAATGGCATCGGCTGCAGGCTGGTAATCGCAGTCGAACGTGATCAGGCCGCCTTGCGAAGCTGACGGGTTTGCTGCGGCCGCCGTCACCACGCCCAGCGGCACCGTGCTGTTGATCGGGCTGCCTGCCAGCATCTTGCTGCCGTAACCGGCACCGGTGAGGTTCACGCCGTTGGGCAGGCTGACGTTGGTGACATAGAAATTCTTCACGAACCCGCCACGGTTCATGTTCGTCTTGATGCGGATGGCGATGTTCAGCGAGTTTGTCGCCCAGAACTGGTTGAGCATCGCCAGGTTGCGCGCATAGATGTTTTGCACGCCGCCGCCCATTTCGCTGCCCAGCGTGATGCCGCCGTGGCCGCTGTTCATCGTGCAGTTCTGGATGACGTGGTCTTGCGCCGGGCCGTAGCCGGTGTCGAGGTTCTTGCCCGACTTGATGGCGATGCAGTCGTCGCCCGTGTTGAACGTGACGTTTTCGCACAGCACGTTGCTGCAGGCGTCGGGATCGAAGCCGTCGTTGTTGGGCCCGATGCTGTCGACCGTTACGCCACGGATGACCACGTTCGTGCAGTGCACCGGATGGTGCTGCCAGAACGGCGTGTTGACCGTGCGGTAGTTCTCCATCAGCACGTTGGTGCAGCCGATGAACTCCACCATGCTGGGGCGCAAGTAGTGACCGAGCCCGAAGATGCGCTTCTCAACCGGCACGCCGGCTTCGGACAGCGCGGGCAGATAGTTCTGGTCTTGCTGCCAGGGCGTTGCCGGATTGGTGAGCAGCGTATACAGCGCGCTCGGAATACCCGGCACCGCGGTCTGCAAGTCGACGTTGTTCGGGTTGCTGTAAGCCTGCGACGGCGTACTGGAGCTGGCGCAGCCATAGGCGCCGTTGGTGCCCTTGAAAGTCCACCAGCACGTGCTGGTGTTGCCCGTGCCGGCAAACGGTGTCATGGCCTGGCCGTTGAGCACCGAGGTCGCCCCTTCGCCCGTCAGCGCAATGTTGCTGGCGTTGCGTGCGTAGATGGGCGAGCCGTAATTCAGGCAATCGTCGGCCTGCCAACGGCTGTAGTAGAGCTTGCCGTTGGTGCCGCAATCGATCGGGCCATCCTTGGCGTAGTCGGCCGGATTGGCGCTGAAATAGATCGTGCAGTTGGCGCTGAGGTGAAAGTTGACGTTGCTCTGCAGCACGATCGGCCCGGCGCAATACCACGTGCCCGACGGCACCACCACGCGCCCGCCACCGGCTGCGTTGCATGCTGCAATGGCTGCCAGGAATGCCGGGCGCGAATCGAATGCGCCGGGCGCCTGCGTTGCGCCGGCGCCTGAACTGA
This is a stretch of genomic DNA from Ralstonia wenshanensis. It encodes these proteins:
- a CDS encoding YciI family protein, whose amino-acid sequence is MRFMILRLADKDTEAAVMPSEELLTAMGKYMEDLAKAGVLLGGEGLHPSSRGARVEFKHGKPTVIDGPFAEAKELIAGYTMLQVKSEEEALEWVKRWPALDAGGNVRLEIRRVFEAEDFGAEFTPEAREREDRLRAELAARQQ
- a CDS encoding LysR family transcriptional regulator codes for the protein MQNFTLHELQCFDAVVTGGSFQAAADRLHRSHPSVFAAVAKLEGQLGLSLLDRSGYRVRLTEAGRSFHRKVQSVLRESDELRTHAKQLAMGEEAELRVVLGDLCPLQPVLALLSQFFGQCPQTRLQLQFEAVTGPWERLLEDDTDLIVHRVSKEDVRMEWIDLGKIAMVPVVAPGFLPFPITSAVTPQQMQRFMQCVINDSARNPPEQSHYVIEGAPQCAVPDQLMKKELILHGMAWGHLPRFLIDAELREGTLLSIAGRHFPGMVQELAVARRRDQPHGPVANRLWDFLGDHAPLLKPSLGRMPRQAGAAARKRA
- a CDS encoding porin is translated as MKSQVAIAAAIALTGGIAGSAYAQSSVTLYGNIDVSVGYQSNQTSVGSTSNGHSVVKQNSGIWSGSRFGFKGNEDLGGGNSAQFVLEEGFNGDTGSQSVSGLMFNRQAFVGLANRELGTVTLGRQYTAYFSILAPYSPINWLTGFYGAHPGDIDSLDTNYRVNNSVVYTSPTLGGVTFSGSYGMGETPGSVGNGSTWSFAARYANGPVGVGAGFMRVNNSTVGGGAWGANSALSNNGSQPAVSAINAGYQLAAAQQRFAVLGSYTFSPAWDVSVSYSNVQYIPGVNSKFASEAIFNTGGAVLHYKATPTLDLAAGYSYTRATKANGIADAATYHQFNLSQYYSFSKRTGLYLLEAYQKAKGKTISPTGGIIDATASIGDGQNGAPSATGSQLTVAVGMIHRF
- a CDS encoding GntR family transcriptional regulator is translated as MTAARRVYLKLRERIVEMELLPGTRIVEKDLAEEFGTSRTPVHEAVQRLAEEGLIDVQARVGTFVSRIPLNTLEEAMLVRGALEVAIIEKAAERMTPEGIHKLNVVLERQAQCVRESNRRGFFRTDEAFHATLAELSGYPGVWQIILEVKTQIDRYRLLTLPLEGRMTEVLAEHRAVIDALASNNPKRAVRAMREHLDHVLPVLEITRRLRPEYFTI
- a CDS encoding class I SAM-dependent methyltransferase, with protein sequence MAAHGTDQVFSGSIPELYDTLLVPLIFEPYAVDMAARAAACQPKRVLEVAAGTGAVTRALARALPATTEIVATDLNPPMLDRAAAVGTDRPVTWQQADAQQLPFADGSFDLVICQFGAMFFPDRPKAFAEARRVLTPGGKLLLSVWGRIEDNDFANVVTKALVQRFPENPPMFLARTPHGHYDPAPIQADARAGGFTADVMYDVVAARSRAETARGVAIAYCQGTPVRGELEAFGPDALTDATEVCTDALTAQFGAGPVEGKIQALMFSVTA
- a CDS encoding RNA polymerase sigma factor, producing the protein MAGSTPDALAIHRTIDAVWRIESARIIAGLARLLRDVGLAEELAQDALVAALEQWPASGIPDNPAAWLTATAKHRAIDRLRHHTLAEQKHALLAIELEIEQELAEADAETAREEAIGDDLLRLAFISCHPVLPHEARVALTLRLLGGLTTHEIARAFLVPEPTVAQRIVRAKKTLSAAHVPFELPEPEALPERLSAVLQVIYLVFNEGYAATAGDDWTRPTLCEEAQRLGRILAGLMPGEPEVLGLLALMELQASRLRARVGPGGQPILLMEQDRSRWDYLLIQRGFAALAQAEACGRGLGPYGLQAAIAACHASARTAEQTDWTRIAALYDALAQLSPSPVVELNRAVAVAMAYGPQAGLDIVDTLLAEPALRCYHLLPSVRADFLARLNRMEEARVEYERAAALAHNRQERALLLERAAKCASPE
- a CDS encoding acyltransferase family protein, which encodes MNRSPSSLLSIQALRGFAALYVVVFHSGLALAHTDIPALAWLTTHVIKRGHVGVDVFFVISGFIIAWVAILGPKGPEPAGEFLVKRAFRLAPPYWLMSVLHSTWLNPVSAGVLLTSLAFVPQANVDAPYFGYPALYVGWSLNYEVFFYGLCAVGLALFGRRALGLVTLALFTTTIIVPFWHSGAVQRNPEALYDWATPLQAMAANPLVLEFLLGAGLAWLYAAHRHRLTPAFARVLMAVGVATFEISVVGPVPKFDLLARGLPAGALLIGMVAMEHCGELRVPRVAVWLGELSYALYLVHPSVIEATHRLVGRLAPEWIGTQLMLFTVNLALTLVLAMLLHRYVERPSIALGRRAVDWMRNRRHASRMRLGQQES